In the genome of Raphanus sativus cultivar WK10039 chromosome 4, ASM80110v3, whole genome shotgun sequence, one region contains:
- the LOC108834002 gene encoding B3 domain-containing protein At4g34400-like isoform X2, whose product MYVSVITARESMTRRYIESTFLLKLVFVSSLYVPCFLPSRILSSLSHSLNSSEFKHPLAMAASDSLPRFFKVFISHFSSDSMLIPISYYDELPRHLPKTAILQGTGGCVWKVGMTLKQEEEEVYFEQGWPNFVKDNDLVDGDFMTFVYNGDNVFEVSIYGLDGCKQARAVAELEDDEEKEDSICALSTDDTSAESEEANTVQRSNDKGKAKVGAVEDSDDEEEDSVYSLNNIKDTDTGSSSEFEMANTILRSKNKGKSKEEVIKEESDGKEDSDHSLNSEDEETETGSESKMAKNKGKKKKKVVESSDSDYAEEFGRLDLEEDSSSSDSSYAPDSEDTATHVKRKVKSPKKKGKSKVIKDVVGVGDSSCAVEGVKKEKKTREKVKAIIENPEVYLDDPTNIHFETGVKNRKYELLVHAQLVKDYCLRFKDYISYIDPKGKLEAKTAKWGDQRVCIKKWAKICDRNKLKKQDRVVCELLRKKDLVYAVKIHIIRAKHLV is encoded by the exons ATGTACGTTTCAGTTATAACAGCTAGGGAATCAATGACGAGAAGATACATAGAAAGTacttttcttttgaaacttGTTTTTGTCTCTTCTCTCTATGTCCCATGCTTTTTACCCTCAAGAATCCTGTCTTCTCTTTCTCACTCTCTCAATTCCTCAGAGTTCAAACATCCTCTTGCAATGGCTGCCTCTGATAGCCTTCCTCGTTTCTTCAAAGTTTTCATCTCCCATTTTAGCTCAGACTCTATG CTTATACCCATCTCCTACTATGATGAACTTCCACGTCATCTTCCCAAGACGGCTATTCTCCAAGGCACTGGTGGATGCGTTTGGAAGGTAGGCATGACGCTGAAgcaagaggaagaggaagtgTATTTCGAACAGGGATGGCCCAATTTCGTTAAGGATAATGATCTCGTCGATGGAGACTTTATGACCTTCGTGTATAACGGAGACAACGTTTTCGAGGTCAGCATCTATGGCCTTGATGGATGTAAACAGGCTAGAGCAGTGGCTGAATTGGAGgatgatgaagaaaaagaagatagtATCTGTGCTCTAAGTACAGATGATACAAGTGCTGAGTCCGAGGAGGCCAATACAGTTCAGAGAAGCAATGACAAAG gaaagGCAAAAGTGGGAGCTGTGGAGGATtctgatgatgaggaagaagacaGTGTTTATTCTCTTAACAACATCAAAGACACAGACACAGGCAGTTCTTCTGAATTCGAAATGGCCAATACGATCTTGAGAAGCAAGAACAAAG GAAAGTCGAAAGAAGAAGTGATTAAGGAGGAATCTGATGGCAAAGAGGATAGTGATCATTCTCTAAACAGTGAAGACGAAGAGACAGAAACTGGTTCTGAATCCAAGATGGCCAAGAACAAAG gaaagaagaaaaagaaagttgtGGAGAGTTCTGACAGTGATTATGCTGAAGAGTTTGGTCGCTTGGATTTGGAAGAGGACTCCAGCAGCAGTGACAGTTCCTATGCTCCAGACAGTGAAGACACAGCCACTCATGTCAAACGAAAAGTGAAAAGTCCAAAGAAGAAAG GAAAGTCCAAAGTGATAAAAGATGTGGTTGGAGTTGGTGACAGTTCTTGTGCTGTGGAAGGAGtcaaaaaggagaaaaagacTAGGGAGAAAG TAAAGGCCATAATCGAAAACCCTGAGGTGTATCTGGATGATCCAACGAATATACATTTTGAGACGGGCGTGAAGAACAGGAAATACGAGCTG CTGGTTCATGCACAGCTGGTGAAAGACTACTGCCTAAGGTTTAAAGACTACATCTCTTACATCGACCCAAAGGGGAAACTAGAGGCGAAAACAGCCAAGTGGGGAGACCAACGTGTGTGCATCAAAAAATGGGCAAAGATCTGCGATAGGAACAAACTGAAGAAACAAGACCGTGTCGTGTGCGAGCTCTTGCGTAAGAAAGATCTGGTTTACGCAGTTAAGATCCACATCATCCGTGCGAAACATTTGGTGTGA
- the LOC130510620 gene encoding uncharacterized protein LOC130510620, whose translation MGSLSISTLPLSPFRIQTQTRFTIISTQTNTGSFNLKQPRICTKVRGLGGNRREQNDSRFVDENGDMEGYLDHLSLEYDSVWDTKPSWCQPWTIVVTGLSIVACSWAILHSVLVSSLAVGLIGAWWYIFLYSYPKSYSEMIAERRKRVADGFEDIYGKNKTS comes from the exons ATGGGAAGTCTCTCCATCTCCACCCTTCCTCTGTCGCCGTTTCGGATTCAGACTCAAACCCGATTTACGATAATCAGTACCCAAACGAataccggatcattcaatctcAAGCAGCCAAGGATTTGCACGAAAGTTAGAGGTCTGGGAGGAAATCGAAGAGAGCAGAATGATTCGAGATTCGTCGATGAAAATGGCGACATGGAAGGTTACTTGGATCATCTCTCTCTCGAATACGACTCTGTATGGGATACAAAGCCCTCCTG gtgtCAACCATGGACGATAGTGGTGACGGGTTTGTCAATAGTGGCTTGTAGCTGGGCAATACTACATTCGGTTTTAGTTTCATCGCTTGCCGTTGGTTTGATTGGTGCTTGGTGGTACATTTTCCTTTACAGCTACCCAAAG TCTTACTCAGAAATGATTGCTGAAAGAAGGAAAAGAGTAGCTGATGGTTTTGAAGATATATACGGCAAAAACAAGACTTCGTAG
- the LOC108834002 gene encoding B3 domain-containing protein At4g34400-like isoform X1: protein MYVSVITARESMTRRYIESTFLLKLVFVSSLYVPCFLPSRILSSLSHSLNSSEFKHPLAMAASDSLPRFFKVFISHFSSDSMLIPISYYDELPRHLPKTAILQGTGGCVWKVGMTLKQEEEEVYFEQGWPNFVKDNDLVDGDFMTFVYNGDNVFEVSIYGLDGCKQARAVAELEDDEEKEDSICALSTDDTSAESEEANTVQRSNDKGKAKVGAVEDSDDEEEDSVYSLNNIKDTDTGSSSEFEMANTILRSKNKGKSKEEVIKEESDGKEDSDHSLNSEDEETETGSESKMAKNKGKKKKKVVESSDSDYAEEFGRLDLEEDSSSSDSSYAPDSEDTATHVKRKVKSPKKKGSQGKSKVIKDVVGVGDSSCAVEGVKKEKKTREKVKAIIENPEVYLDDPTNIHFETGVKNRKYELLVHAQLVKDYCLRFKDYISYIDPKGKLEAKTAKWGDQRVCIKKWAKICDRNKLKKQDRVVCELLRKKDLVYAVKIHIIRAKHLV from the exons ATGTACGTTTCAGTTATAACAGCTAGGGAATCAATGACGAGAAGATACATAGAAAGTacttttcttttgaaacttGTTTTTGTCTCTTCTCTCTATGTCCCATGCTTTTTACCCTCAAGAATCCTGTCTTCTCTTTCTCACTCTCTCAATTCCTCAGAGTTCAAACATCCTCTTGCAATGGCTGCCTCTGATAGCCTTCCTCGTTTCTTCAAAGTTTTCATCTCCCATTTTAGCTCAGACTCTATG CTTATACCCATCTCCTACTATGATGAACTTCCACGTCATCTTCCCAAGACGGCTATTCTCCAAGGCACTGGTGGATGCGTTTGGAAGGTAGGCATGACGCTGAAgcaagaggaagaggaagtgTATTTCGAACAGGGATGGCCCAATTTCGTTAAGGATAATGATCTCGTCGATGGAGACTTTATGACCTTCGTGTATAACGGAGACAACGTTTTCGAGGTCAGCATCTATGGCCTTGATGGATGTAAACAGGCTAGAGCAGTGGCTGAATTGGAGgatgatgaagaaaaagaagatagtATCTGTGCTCTAAGTACAGATGATACAAGTGCTGAGTCCGAGGAGGCCAATACAGTTCAGAGAAGCAATGACAAAG gaaagGCAAAAGTGGGAGCTGTGGAGGATtctgatgatgaggaagaagacaGTGTTTATTCTCTTAACAACATCAAAGACACAGACACAGGCAGTTCTTCTGAATTCGAAATGGCCAATACGATCTTGAGAAGCAAGAACAAAG GAAAGTCGAAAGAAGAAGTGATTAAGGAGGAATCTGATGGCAAAGAGGATAGTGATCATTCTCTAAACAGTGAAGACGAAGAGACAGAAACTGGTTCTGAATCCAAGATGGCCAAGAACAAAG gaaagaagaaaaagaaagttgtGGAGAGTTCTGACAGTGATTATGCTGAAGAGTTTGGTCGCTTGGATTTGGAAGAGGACTCCAGCAGCAGTGACAGTTCCTATGCTCCAGACAGTGAAGACACAGCCACTCATGTCAAACGAAAAGTGAAAAGTCCAAAGAAGAAAG GTTCACAAGGAAAGTCCAAAGTGATAAAAGATGTGGTTGGAGTTGGTGACAGTTCTTGTGCTGTGGAAGGAGtcaaaaaggagaaaaagacTAGGGAGAAAG TAAAGGCCATAATCGAAAACCCTGAGGTGTATCTGGATGATCCAACGAATATACATTTTGAGACGGGCGTGAAGAACAGGAAATACGAGCTG CTGGTTCATGCACAGCTGGTGAAAGACTACTGCCTAAGGTTTAAAGACTACATCTCTTACATCGACCCAAAGGGGAAACTAGAGGCGAAAACAGCCAAGTGGGGAGACCAACGTGTGTGCATCAAAAAATGGGCAAAGATCTGCGATAGGAACAAACTGAAGAAACAAGACCGTGTCGTGTGCGAGCTCTTGCGTAAGAAAGATCTGGTTTACGCAGTTAAGATCCACATCATCCGTGCGAAACATTTGGTGTGA